Genomic DNA from Spirochaeta cellobiosiphila DSM 17781:
AACAATCACTCTTAAAGGTTTAGATATGACAGATAGTCAAGGAGATAAAGCGGTAGTACATATGATGGAAGATATGGGTTGTAAAATAAGTATAACCGAAGAAGCCATTACGATTGATGGAAGCCATTTTCATGGAGCAACATTAGATCTTAATGCCACACCAGATGCTCTTCCCGCATTAGCAGCGGCGGCCTGTTTTGCTAAAGGAACCACTTATTTAACGAATGTACCTCAAGCGCGTTTAAAAGAAACAGACCGTATTGCAGTAATGGCACAAGAATTAACCAAGATGGGGGCAGTAATAGAAGAAAAAGAGGATGGCCTAATCATTCATCAATCTTCTTTAACAGGTACAAATGTTAATGGTCATCATGATCATCGCATTATTATGGCATTGGCTATAGCCGGTTTGGGCTCAGAAGGGATAACCAGAATAGATACAGCAGAAGCAGTAAGTGTAACCTTTCCCAATTTTTTTGAACTAGTTGATTCTCTTAAAATTTGATTTACCTTTCTCCTCTTAGGGTTGCAAGATAATCAGAACGGGTAATAAGACCAAGCACCTTGTTCTGATCATCTACTATGGTTAAATATTTTATATTTCGCAGAAAGAATATCTCTTCAACCTGTCCTAAACTCCAGGTTGGAGGGGCTGTAATAAATTTACCATTCATATAGGCGGTGACCGGAGCCTTCATAGCCCCTGACTTACGTCCTTTCATTATGTTCTTGAGGGTTATAATTCCAACTATCACTCCCTCCTTATTGATTACAGGACCACCGGAATGGTCCAATCCTTCTAAATACATACTGGCTTCATATAGACTCCAATGAGCATGAATACATCCCACATTACGTGTCATCATAGAAGAAGCAAGGTAGTTATGTTCGATTCTTAATTCTATGTCATCTATTAAGCTATCCAGATATTCTACTGTCACACAGGCATCAATGGTCGCGGAGGCTGCTTCAGGATGACCTACCACTTGATAATCCTCTAGCAAATCATTGAGGTTCATCCCACTAATTCCATGGCGAATGATCAACACCGCTTTCTTAGGTCCTTGATATAATAACACCATAATATCCGGGCTTTCTAAGGACATAACCTTGTCAGCAATAGGGGCTAAACCAAAAACCATCTCATCAAGAGGTATAAATCCATATAACAAAGAATACCCCTTTATAGATTTCCAATTCAGATGACTAACGGTATGATGTAACAAACTTCTGTCTTTGCTTTGTTTAATAGGATCCAATAAACGGTTAATCACTTTAAGCCTAGCACCACAGCGAACGAGATAAGCACCTGCCATATAATCCTGAGCATGACAATTATTATGGCTAAAATAACCAGTATCAGCTAATAATCCAGCCATAGCAATGGTCGCTTCTTCTGGAGTGATACTAATATTTTGAACCATTAACTCCTTCACAAGAATTGTGACATTGGCCCCATAGGGTTCTTCCATGAGTTTTCCAGAAGGAATATCACAAGGAATCTTTATGTGATGATCATAAACACAGACCCTTTGTGCTTTGGGAACCAATTTAGCCCAATCACCTATTTTGCCCATTCTTCTTGTATCCAGGATACAAATAGTATAATCGTCTTGTAGAACCAATTCCTTTTGAGGCACAAAATCGAGATACTCTTCA
This window encodes:
- a CDS encoding CBS domain-containing protein — protein: MKNGYIIGHEFMDLDCLGSMVLAKKIYPQFIPLMPKRFHPLAKVFYNLYEEYLDFVPQKELVLQDDYTICILDTRRMGKIGDWAKLVPKAQRVCVYDHHIKIPCDIPSGKLMEEPYGANVTILVKELMVQNISITPEEATIAMAGLLADTGYFSHNNCHAQDYMAGAYLVRCGARLKVINRLLDPIKQSKDRSLLHHTVSHLNWKSIKGYSLLYGFIPLDEMVFGLAPIADKVMSLESPDIMVLLYQGPKKAVLIIRHGISGMNLNDLLEDYQVVGHPEAASATIDACVTVEYLDSLIDDIELRIEHNYLASSMMTRNVGCIHAHWSLYEASMYLEGLDHSGGPVINKEGVIVGIITLKNIMKGRKSGAMKAPVTAYMNGKFITAPPTWSLGQVEEIFFLRNIKYLTIVDDQNKVLGLITRSDYLATLRGER